ATACCGGTATGCGGCCGGCCGAGCTTCTGATGGTCGCGCTGGCCGGCTGTACCGCCATGGACGTGATTTCCATCCTCCAGAAGAAACAGCAGAAGGTGGTGGATTTCGAGGTGAAGATCACCGGCCAGCGCCGGCCGGACCATCCCCGCGCCTGGACGCATATGCATATCGAGTACATTGTGCGCGGGAAAGGGGTGGAGCGGGCGGCGGTGGAGCGCGCCGTCGAACTGTCCACCACCAAGTACTGCTCCGTGCACGCCACCCTGGAAGGCAAGGTGGAGATGACGCATTCCATCATCATCGAGGAGGCGGAAGCTCGTTAGGCCGGCCGTCATGTCCCTGTCTCCCGCGCAGTCCCTTCCGCAACAGCTCGGTGCGCTTCAGGCCCTCATGCGGGCCTGCCGGCGCTGTCAGGAGGCCGGCTTCCCGGTGCAGGGGCCGGCGGTGTTCGCCGGCAGTGAGCGTGCCCGGGTTATGGTGATCGGGCAGGCGCCGGCCGCGGCCGACCTGCGCGCCGGCAGTGTCCCCTGGTCGGGCGCCGCCGGCGGGAGACTGCGCTCCTGGCTGGCGCAGGCGGGGTGGACCAGCGCGGAGCTGGACGAGCTGTTTTATTTCACCGCGCTGACGCGCTGTTATCCTGGCCGGCAGGCCGGCGGACATGGGGACCGCCCGCCCAGCGCACAGGAGATCGCCCTGTGTGCTCCCTATCTCCAGCAGGAGCTGGACCTGATTCAGCCGCGCATCATTATTTTGGTGGGCAAGCTGGCGCTGACATACTTCATCGGCGCCGGCTCGCTCTCCGACCATGTGGGCAAAGCCTATCGCGCCGGGGAGGTGCCGGCTCGGCCTGCATTTTACCGCGTGCCGGCGGACGCCTGGCTGGTGCCACTGCCGCATCCTTCGGGGGCGAGCATCTGGCCCAACCAGCCGGCGAACCGCCCGAAGCTGGAAGAGGCAATTGCGGCACTGCGCGCCCTTCGCGCTTCCGAAACTTGGACAACATAT
The Anaerolineae bacterium DNA segment above includes these coding regions:
- a CDS encoding OsmC family protein, with the protein product MNEYTITARWVRNLQFVGTDGGGHSVVMDSPLGENTGMRPAELLMVALAGCTAMDVISILQKKQQKVVDFEVKITGQRRPDHPRAWTHMHIEYIVRGKGVERAAVERAVELSTTKYCSVHATLEGKVEMTHSIIIEEAEAR